From Vigna radiata var. radiata cultivar VC1973A unplaced genomic scaffold, Vradiata_ver6 scaffold_215, whole genome shotgun sequence, the proteins below share one genomic window:
- the LOC106778200 gene encoding AT-rich interactive domain-containing protein 4 produces MMFPFHPHGVPKHACTLLAVTCGASFAEHMSSQNQHKYPFPELVSAGRLEVQTLRNPDKEQFRKVLESYQPNFVYLQGEQLENGRVGSLVWQGLELSASEDITELFGSTLPTAVYLEIPNGESFAESLHLKGVPYVIFWKTALSSYAACHFRQAFLSVVQSSSTHTWDAFHLARASFELYCIQNNQVLLTDSHGALGEMGPYLLGDCLKINVDPPEVDEEDDDETSSGTLPAIKIHEDEVNLRFLICGAPSTVDETLLRSLENGLRALLTIEIRGCKLHGKFSAPPPPLQAATFSRGVVTMRCDISTCSSAHISLLVSGSAQTCFNDQLLESHIKNEIIEKSQLVHAQLNNEANKQNISEPRRSASIACGAPVYEICMRLPQWALQILRQLAPEVSYRSLVALGIASIQGLPIASFEKDDAERLLFFYQSCEKDSGTSKNNIIFSSPPGWLKPPPPRRKRCEPSQGASPGVHDGVFAGHGAVCKVNEEEKDRKMANGISTPLTPARQRLKVSAMRPIPHIRRHRMTPFCGPSETDGFDGAQVEGNLPLVAPAKRSTGSTSATHRKSFSIAAQSKQVISLNPLPLKKHGCGRGPVQTCSEEEFLKDVMEFLILRGHNRLIPQGGLIEFPDAILNGKRLDLYNLYKEVVTRGGFHVGNGINWKGQIFSKMRNYTTTNRMTGVGNTLKRHYETYLLEYELAHDDVDGECCLLCHSSAAGDWVNCGICGEWAHFGCDRRQGLGAFKDYAKTDGLEYICPHCSVTNFKKKQNVANGYSQGSMPSRLL; encoded by the exons ATGATGTTTCCATTCCATCCTCATGGAGTTCCGAAACACGCATGCACTCTTCTCGCTGTAACCTGTGGGGCAAGTTTTGCTGAGCACATGTCCTCACAGAATCAACACAAATATCCTTTTCCCGAGCTAGTTTCAGCAGGGCGTCTTGAG GTTCAAACGCTTCGGAATCCGGATAAGGAACAGTTTAGGAAAGTGCTCGAGTCGTATCAACCgaattttgtttatttgcaAGGAGAGCAGCTAGAGAATGGCAGAGTTGGTTCACTGGTTTGGCAAGGATTGGAATTATCGGCTTCTGAAGATATCACAGAGCTCTTTGGTTCCACATTGCCGACGGCT GTTTATTTAGAAATACCAAATGGTGAAAGTTTTGCAGAATCTCTTCATCTTAAG GGAGTCCCATATGTTATATTTTGGAAGACTGCCCTTTCTTCTTATGCTGCCTGCCATTTTCGTCAAGCATTTCTTTCAGTTGTACAGag TTCGTCTACACATACGTGGGATGCTTTTCATCTTGCACGTGCCTCTTTTGAACTTTACTGTATCCAAAACAACCAAGTACTTTTGACTGACAGTCATGGTGCTCTTGGTGAGATGGGGCCATACCTTCTTGGTGACTGTCTCAAAATCAATGTTGACCCTCCAGAGGTtgatgaggaagatgatgacGAAACTTCCTCAGGCACTCTGCCTGCCATAAAGATACATGAAGATGAAGTGAACTTGAGGTTTCTTATTTGTGGCGCACCTTCAACTGTT GACGAGACATTGCTGAGATCTTTGGAGAATGGACTCAGAGCTCTCTTAACTATTGAA aTCCGAGGTTGCAAGCTCCATGGCAAGTTTAG TGCCCCACCACCACCTCTTCAGGCAGCCACTTTTTCTCGGGGAGTTGTGACCATGCGATGTGATATATCAACTTGTAGTTCTGCACATATCTCACTTCTGGTATCTGGCAGTGCACAAACTTGTTTTAATGATCAG cTTTTGGAGAGTCATATAAAAAATGAGATAATTGAGAAGAGTCAACTAGTTCATGCACAACTCAACAATGAGGCAAACAAACAGAATATTTCTGAACCTCGTAGATCTGCTTCTATTGCCTGTGGAGCACCTGTATATGAAATTTGCATGAGGCTTCCTCAATGGGCTTTGCAG ATTTTGAGACAGCTAGCACCTGAGGTTTCGTATCGAAGTTTAGTTGCACTCGGTATTGCTAGTATTCAGGGGTTGCCTATAGCTTCTTTCGAGAAAGATGATGCTGAGCgtctacttttcttttatcaaagcTGTGAGAAAGATAGTGGTACaagcaaaaataatataatatttagcaGTCCTCCTGGTTGGTTGAAACCACCCCCTCCTAGAAGAAAAAGGTGTGAACCAAGCCAAGGGGCTAGCCCTGGTGTTCATGACGGTGTCTTTGCAGGGCACGGTGCTGTTTGTAAAGTAAATGAAGAGGAAAAGGATAGAAAAATGGCAAATGGCATTAGCACCCCATTAACTCCTGCTAGACAGAGATTAAAAGTATCTGCAATGAGGCCAATCCCTCACATTCGTCGCCATAGAATGACACCTTTTTGTGGACCTTCTGAGACAGACGGTTTTGATGGTGCCCAAGTTGAGGGTAATTTGCCACTTGTTGCCCCAGCAAAGCGGAGTACTGGGTCAACATCTGCAACACAcagaaaatcattttcaattgCAGCTCAATCTAAGCAGGTTATTTCATTGAACCCATTGCCTCTTAAGAAGCATGGTTGCGGTAGAGGCCCAGTTCAGACGTGCTCTGAG GAGGAATTTCTTAAAGACGTCATGGAGTTTCTAATTCTCCGGGGACACAATCGCCTAATTCCTCAAGGAGGGCTTATTGAGTTTCCGGATGCCATACTCAATGGAAAACGTCTTGATCTCTACAATTTGTATAAAGAG GTGGTTACAAGAGGAGGATTTCATGTTGGCAATGGCATCAACTGGAAGGGGCAAATCTTTTCAAAGATGCGGAATTACACAACTACCAATAGGATGACT GGTGTTGGAAATACTCTGAAAAGACATTATGAGACCTACCTTTTAGAATATGAATTAGCGCATGACGATGTGGATGGAGAATGTTGCTTGTTGTGTCACAG TAGTGCAGCTGGTGATTGGGTGAATTGTGGCATATGTGGTGAGTGGGCCCACTTTGGCTGTGACAGAAGGCAGGGTCTAGGCGCATTTAAG GATTATGCAAAAACAGATGGGCTAGAATACATATGTCCTCATTGTAGTGTTACAAATTTCAAGAAGAAACAAAACGTTGCTAATGGATATTCTCAAGGGTCAATGCCTTCACGACTCCTTTGA